The following DNA comes from Lynx canadensis isolate LIC74 chromosome C2, mLynCan4.pri.v2, whole genome shotgun sequence.
agcagagagcccgatacagggcttgaactcacagaccgtgagatcatgacctgagctgaagtaggatgctcaaccgactgagccacccaggcgcccgaagcAAACATTTCAATAGCTGGGCTCCATACCAATCAAAGAGCAAATCAGTGAGCTGGAAGACCGAGCCGAGGGCTCTGCTGGGACGCGTCTAAGAGACACTGAGAGATGGTCACAGAGCTGAAGGAAAGACAGCAGGCACACTGACTAAGGAAACATCAAAATCCGGGCAAGGGCTTAGACGTTCCACAATGCTAAGGATGGGGAGATACTGGAAGTTTTCAGGGCTGGgtaaggaagagggaggagacacagatgAGCTCGCACAAATTTGGGGATCAGGTCATCATCAGAATCACGAGGCACCAGAACACCAGGCAGCTACCTCCCAAGTTCTAAGGGCAAATGAAATTAGAGCCAGAGTCTTCGACCTGGACAAACTAGGGTTCCAGTGTCTGGTGTCTGTTAGACACTCAAGGATGTAAGTTCACTCCTCGCCCTTTCTGAAAGAATGACTCTAGGATGTACTCCAGcaacacagaaaataaactgaagacaCACGAGAATGGGAGAGGAAGCAACAGGCAGCAATGACCACGGTGACACCTCCAGTGAAGCAGTGACAGTTAAATCCTGCCTGTGATAGTTCAGGCAACTATGAGAAATGGCTTCTAAGCCAACAGAGGCTTAATTaacactgagaaaaatgaaacagacaaacCTGACCTTAGATTTCAGACCATTTCAACAAACAAGGGTGTGGTAGGAGAAAAATGCGAAAATGTTATAAACCTTCCGGCAGAAGGTTCTTGTTCTCCGTGTTGTTACTGAAACGCATGATTGTCTCTGCATGTTTGAACATTTGGGGATAACtgttaggaaaacagaaacaggatGTTAGAGAAAAAAGGAGCAAGTAACAGTAcgctaacagaaaaaaaaacgcTTGCGACCTTAATCAATTAGACCAAGGCCaggcaaaaagagaaacattaaggTACACATTAAGGTACACGCAGGACACGATGGAAGGAACAAAACAAACTCGTTCAAAGGATCTGGCTGGGTGCTCTTTACAAGACGCTCTTGGATCTactcagcccccctcccctctcccgtTCTGTCACCTGGTTCTGTATTGTTTAGATTCCTAAGAAACACAAACCAGTTAAGAGCATGAGCGCCAACTGGGACACCACTGGGTAGTTCTCGGGCTGAACAGCCGAGGCCGGGGAGGGACCAGGGCAGTGAGATCCGGGCCGCGGCCACAGCCTCAGCCCGTCACTACCACCTGCACTCCCTGCACGTGTCCAGTCACGTTCAAATCCCTGTGAGAGTACAAGTCGACCGGGCCATGGGGGTCCTGTCCCCTCCAGATGGTAAAGGGACTTTCTGAGAGGCACCTGAGGACGCACCCCTGCCTCCTCAGGGAGGCCAATAACCGCTCCTGTGCCCCAGGCCTCCCAGACTTGCCTTTAACCCAGATGACAGGGTCCGGACAGCAGAATGCGGGACGACAGCAGGGAAGAAGAGCCAGGCCCTCGGACAAGAGAGCAGGTGGCCAGCTAAGAAGTGAGGGGTGCAGGGGTGGTCGGGACTCGGGGAAAAGGGGCTCTGACTGCAGCACAATAGAACCGGGAGGAGAGGGGGGGACCATGGTGGGCATACAGGCTCCCAGAGCAGCCTCTGAAAAGCATTCTTCTTCCAAGTAGTTACcgagtttaaaaataaatcaaaccaggggcgcctgagtggctcagtcagttaagcggccgacttcagctcaggtcatgatctcacagtctgtgagttcgagcccctagtcgggctctgtgctgacagcttggagcctggagccctgctttggattctgtctttctctgcccctccccccactcacattcacgcacgcacacacacacacactctctaatacaaataaacattaaaaaaaaaaaaaagaagtcaaacgaAAAATCCAGGCTATTTTGGGTACAGAGATAATCAGAACGTTACTCTTGCTGATGACCTCATACCCAAAGAAGGAACCCTTGGTCAACGGTCTGTCTACGGGGTCCAGTCACCAAGAAAACATCTCTGGCTTTCAAGTGGGAAGTGCACGTACCTCTCGGACGTTCTGCAAGGTTTCGGGAGTGATAGTGAAGTCCACAGGGCTCGGGGTCAGCTTCCCCTTCTGAGGCTAAAACAGGAGGTAAAACCAACATCAGCTGCTTGAAGGCCCAGGATTCCACGGGTCCAActtccctttccatttttaaacagaCGAAAGGCAGCAGAATGGatcggggggcggcgggggggggggggagctggcaGTGCGAGGCAGCTCACCTGGGTTCTACAAACACAGCTCTGCCAAAAGACAGTGTTGTGCTCTTTGTCACATTTCTTCATcccctgtgactcagtttcctcatctgtaaaatgagggaccGCTTTCTTAACCTATCAGGTCCCTTTCAGGTCCGGGAATTAAAAATCAGACCTAAGAACCAAGGGTAGTATTATTGGAAGGTATTCACGTTAAAGCTCTTAGAATAAGAGCCGACACCAAGTACCTCTGATGTGCTACTGACTGAGCGCGACGAGCCTACAGGGTGCTGTTACGGTCACTGGCCCCACTTCACAGACAAGGacagtgaggcacagagaactcagaTGGTCTCAAGTGGCAGAACCGAGATTCAAACCCGGGTGGTCTGGCTCCAAGGCCGGCACTgtgagccacccagccgtccAAATGTCCACCGGGAGGATCACTCCCATTAAATAATCATAAAtgttgccggggcgcctgggtggcgcagtcggttaagcgtccgacttcagccaggtcacgatctcgtggtccgtgagttcgagccccgcgtcaggctctgggctgatggctcggagcctggagcctgtttccgattctgtgtctccctctctctctgcccctaccccgttcatgctctgtctctctctgtcccaaaaataaataaacgttgaaaaaaaaaattaaaaaaaaaaaaaaatcataaatgttgCCATCGTCAGCCAAGCACGGTCACCTCCACGTCACACAGCTGCGGAACCCATCGGCACCGCCGAGCTTCACGAGGGCCTGCCTGGCAGATTCCGCTCCGGCGCTGGGATCCAAAGGCCACTGACACCCAGATGCCAGGAGCCAAAATGCCAAGTTTACTCATTTACCAAAGGCGTATTCTACGCAATATTCTTATTAATAGGTTCATGAACATAGTCTTTAGTGGATATATTCTTCCTCACGGCATTTAAAGGAGTATTTAACTTGTCGACTAGAGATCACAGCATGGTTTTATCCTTCTCATGAAATCGTTTGTAAAAAAGAACAggattatttttgtagttttttttaagattttatttttaagattttaagccccaacatggggctcaaactcacaaccctgagatcaagagctgcatgttcCAGCAACTGTgcaagccaggcaccccaagaacagggttctttttttattattagttttttaatgtttatttatttttgagagagacagagaggtagagcatgagcaggggaggggcagagagagagggagacacagaacccgaagcaggctccaggctccgagctgtcagcacagagcctgacgtggggctcgaacccacgagcggtgagatcatgacccgagccaaagtcggacgcttaaccaactgagccacaaggcGCCCCCAAAAACACGGTCCTTGAAGGCTGGGTGTTGGTAAGCTGCCGGGAGCAGGGAGGAAGCCCCACACGGCCCTGCCACTGGTGCCCGCCCTGAGCTGACCTCTGACAGGGCCCTGCAGTCACGAGCAGGctgggggtcaggggtcagggaagACCTGGCCTGGAGTGTGGCTCTGGGCAGGGAGCTGAATTTGGGTTTATTCTCCTTCACAAAGCTGGAGGTTCTTTTTGTTAAAGACATAAAAAGGGTATATGTCTCTTTTACGGAATAAtccacattaaagaaaaaaaaattttttttgcttccatgtGAAGACCTTtgatacaaaaaaggaaaatacctaAATCACATGActtccaaaaaaaagaataatatatttttaatattttatataatatattatcactaaaaaatactaaacaatgattattaaaaatttaataagggGTTAATGATAAATGTTAGacgtcctaaaaaaaaaaaatcacaaaaatgatggaaataaaggACATCGGTGATTTTGCCAATCTTCTGCACGAGAGATTTAAgtcttacatttttatgtaaCCACTACTAAAAGACATCCATGGACATTTCATAACagtacaaaagaaatacaattgcaAATTTTCCACAAAAGCAACGTGCCTCCCCGCGGAGTTCTGTAGAAGCCCCCATTTACTAAGGCACGTGGCAGGGACCACGGGAAACGTGTGGGGTCCCCAGGACGCGGCGCCTTGCGCAATTACCTACGAAGGGAAGCGAGTCAGGGAAAGCTAGTGGCTTCTGCGTCTCTCCGGTTTGGTGCCACCTTGACACGGCCCGCAGCCCCACAGAACCCGTTCGCTCACGGAGCACACGCACGGGCCTTACCCGGCCCGGTGAGGCCCTCAGAAGCGGTGTTCCCGGGTCAGCCCGGGGACGGCCCAGGCAGACGTGCGCCAACACGTCCAGACCCCGTTCACCTGGGCGCCTCCAGGAACCCCAGTTTGGCCACCTCTGTCTCCAAACTGCTCAGGATCAAATGAAAGGCAGATGCGCTGCAATCTGAGTCTAGGCGGCCATTGGCCTAGAGAAAGCAGGAGCCGGCCCTGACCTGGAGGTGTGAGCACACagcccagggaagggaaggacgACACGGCCTGCAGAGAGGCCGGGGAGACAAGGGAATCCGATGCTGTGGACATCCATCACACGTGTCACACCTAGGGCGGACAGGGCCAGTCACCGTGAGGCTCTGCACGATGACCAAGGAACAGCACAGATGGGCTGCGGACTCTACCTTGAATTCACCCGGAATCGCCAACAGCCACAGGGGAGAGGGATCCAGTTCCCTCAGTTGGCACgtgaaaggaaattttaaagaatatgttgtaaaaaattttaaaaaatgaatgaataaataaataaataaataaataaataagataaagaatATGTTGTCACTGCAAAATAGTAACAGAAGGTgctgggagaggggcgcctggggggctcagtcagttaaatgtctgccattggctcaggttgtgatctcacggtttgtgggttcgagccccatgtcgggctctgtgctgacagctcagagcccagagcctgcttcggattctgtgtctccctctctctctctgcccctcccccactcatggtctatgtctctcaaaaatgaataaaacatttaaaaaaatgtattaaaaaaaaaaaaaaaaaaaaggaagtgttgGGAGAGGCGACCCACCCTGACCCCGAAGGTCCCTGTGTGCTCTCGCTGGGCGTGCCAACAAGGTAAGGTCCTGACCATCCCTTGTCTGAGGCGGGCCACTGCTCTGGATTGTGTGGCCGTCGTGAccttgagaaaggaagagatgcGTCCCTCGGAAACGGGCCTGCTGTTTGCTATGACGGAGGTGGGCCCCTGCCCGCTGTTTCTCAGCGGAGGCACGGCCCCCTGCAGGGTTCTGATGCTGCCTGAAGACACCAGCGTCCCTGTCTCCGACCCAGGAGTGTCTTCCCCAGCAGCCACGACACAGCACCAGGCTAACTTCTTGGCCTACAAACGGGGGAAAAGACCAGACCCTACGGGAGAGTCCCATCATGACGCGCAGAGCCCCGAACACAGCTTACAGCGGAGTGAACGATGAATTCGCAGGTCTTCGTCACGTCCTTGGCCAACAGAGACCGCCTCATGTCACAGCGCAGGGTATACTGGAGGGCGAAATCGGACAAGAAAATGCCGTTTTAGTGTGGTCTGCTTCCACCTCGGAACTCTATCCAAAGACCCAAGAAAGCCAACTTTCAGGGAAACGTGGTCCAACTACTGTGTTATACGAACCTAATATACATAACTGGGGGAGCCAGTGCTCAAAGTAAAGGCATTTCtataaaaagaccaaaagcaaagacaCACTTTCGGGTGATGCCGCGGCCGCCCCGTAGTTGACCCGCTGGTGCAAAGGCACAGAGTCTCACCTATAAGAGGCAGAGAGCGGAAGGAATGTGCACCTGCAAGCAAAAGCCGCTTTAAATCCAGCTGTCTGTCTTAGCGTGTGAACCCTGACAAATAAGACAACCCGTCTGAGCTTTAAAGAGGAggcatcttggggcgcctgggtggcgcagtcggttaagcgtccgacttcagccaggtcacgatctcgcggtccttgagttcgagccccgcgtcgggctctgggctgatggctcagagcctggagcctgtttccgattctgtgtctccctctctctctgcccctcccccgttcatgctgtgtctctctctgtcccaaaaataaataaacgttgaaaaaaaaaaaaaaattaaagaggaggcatctctttaaaatggggatatcaGTGCCTGCCTGCAGCAAGGGCCGAATGAGATAATGTGTGACACGCACTTAGtacagggtctggcacatagcagcTCTTAGTAAAGTGGCAGCTATTTTGTCCCGAGGATTAGAAAACACACAGGAAGGACAAGCAGCCCCAGGACAGCGTCTGGCATTTCACGAACCGCCCCTGAGAAGCGAGCTGCCCGTGGCACCGTGTGCACAGCATGGCGCCGGGTGACGGAGCAAGATCGGAGTCGGACCCTGCACCCAGGAGTTCCGGCTCTAGCGAAGAGAGGACTCTGCGGTGACGGTGCTCAAGGTCTAAGACTCCAGGGCTCCTCAAAACTAGCTCTCCACATTTCAATTAACTGTTTtaagatctatttatttttattttttatttatttatttttttaatgtttatttatttttgagacagagagagacagagcatgaataggggagggtcagagagagagggagacatagaatctgaaacaggctccgggctccgagctgtcagcacagagcccgatgcggggctcgaacccacggaccgcgagatcatgacctgggctgaagtcggacgctcaaccaactgagccacccaggcgccccaggtctatttatttttgagacagacagagagacagagtgtgagcggggaaggaacagagagagagagagagggagacacggaatccgaagcaggctccaggctccgagccaccagcagagcccgatgcggggctcgaacccacaaccgtgagatcctgacctgagctgaagccggacgcttaaccgactgagccaccctggcacccctagcTCTCCATATTTTAATCTTAAGAAGTAATAAAGAAGgggaaatcttttaaaatgtttattttggaaaagCCAACCATATGCAAAAGTAAAGAGAAGAGTATAAAGACACCCCACGTACCCAGGAGCCAGCTTCCACAGGGGTCGATGCATGGCCGATCTTAACTATTCTCCCTCTCAGCCGTTCCCCATCTGCCAATACACAGACATACCCTGAGTGCAAGGTGACGGGGACGGGTAAGGCAGGTGGCATCACGCTAGCTTTTAACCCGTGTTCAGTTTCTCTGCTGTGCCTGGGCTGTTTTTCTGAACCAGCCACTGCTCGTGTACCTCCTGCAAGACAGGCCCGGTTCTACCCAAGGGAGAGCGGGCCCCTCTGCGGGGCCGGTCCCTGAGCTAAGAGCTCTGACCTGGGACTGTTTCTTCACATGGTTCTTGTCTGTGGGTTGACACACTGGTAACAAAAATCTATAGCATGATCACTGTCTTCATGCTAATCTAAGAACAAAAAATCACATAACCCACATTGAAGAAAGTCAGCTACTGTTTTAATCATCCAGGAAAAACTTTAGaattatgttcaaaatattttatataactggGACTACATGCATGGTTGAATCAAGAAGCTACATTATTATGAACGACCTGTCCACATTATACAAGGAGTTGCTATATATTTAAGGTGTTACTgggatattaaaacatttttaaaaatttgtttgtttatttcgggagagagagaacatgagcaggggaagggcagagagagggagagaatcccaagcaggctccacactgtcagtgcagagcctgacacagggctcaaactcaagaactgtaagatcatgacccgagtggag
Coding sequences within:
- the VPS26C gene encoding vacuolar protein sorting-associated protein 26C isoform X2 — translated: MMGLSRRVWSFPPFVGQEVSLVLCRGCWGRHSWVGDRDAGVFRQHQNPAGGRASAEKQRAGAHLRHSKQQARFRGTHLFLSQGHDGHTIQSSGPPQTRDGQDLTLLARPARAHRDLRGQASEGEADPEPCGLHYHSRNLAERPRESPAPQVSHQGPSQLNQLCHHAAADGRAAGRELGGRHQEHRAAAGPRGDVRVCRRICPRRHGDSEHSDRRRRCLPEPVCPHIHGLPPAVHLPYAGDHQLQSGI